GAGCGGGCATTTCCTTGCCTGCTGCCGCTGTGAAAGAAAGCGTTGCACCTCAGCGCCGATGAACAGCAACGGCCTGTCATCCGGGTCGATAGGTGTCATTCCCTGTTTGTGCCAGGACTGCACCGTGCGAACATGAACATGCAGCAACTCCGCCAGTTCACTCATCGTGTATGAGCGACGCTTCCGAATCAGCCGGATGTTATGATTGCGCTTCTTCTTCGTCTTTTTTTTCATCTTTCGCCCAAGTCCGAAGGATGGCAAAGAAATCCCTGAGATTGTTGCAGGCTTCTCGATACTGACGTACAGAGAGCTCGCGGCCCAGGAATTCCACGGTCTCCTGAGTGTGATCTGGATCACCGGGTGTTTCGATCAAGTTCTGACCTTCCGTCGCACCGATTGATCGAGAGATTGTCGCTCTACTTGCCATTTTGTCTCATCCATGAGAAAAGCCTGCCTGTAGGATCACTACAAGCAGGCCCATCTCGATACCGATTGCTCGGCTCTTCAGATACCGGCTGTCAACAAATCTTCTTTTTTGTCACCTGAGCTTCTACTTCCTGGATGTCACCATCTTGGATCGAGATGGAGAAACAGACCATCCCAAAGAATCCCCGTTTGAGAACGTCGTTGAGCGTCTCGTTGGCGGTTCTCAGAAGCAAAGCTCTCTTACTCTTGTTGTTCTCAGTTTCCATACTCACATGATTTACTAAATATAGTTAATCTGTCATTCAAAAAAAACTTATCGCACTCCTGCAAACGCTTTACTCATGACGTTACCAAACCGCATGCCCTGTTGCCCCCACTCTTCCGCTGTTCGATTCTTGACTAAACCAAGGCGATGCATTTTCAACCCCATACTTGTCTTCGAAGTATTACAGAAATACTTGCAAAGCGCAGATCCAAGCCTCGTGCAGAAATCGGTGTACGAAGTGATCGAATACCTGCGACTGACACCCTCAGCTTCAAACCAATAGTCTCGACTACCGATGTAAACGAACGGTCGAGTAGGTCGGTAGCAATACAAGAACCTATATTGCACGAGGTAGTCCGGCATCAGGAGGTTTTCGGAAAAGGCGTTGGCCTGAAACTCCAAAAAGTTGTTCTGACCCTGCATGATCATTGGTTGAGTGCATCTGAAGGTCTCCCTCTCACCCGGGTGCAGGACGCTGTGACCGAACTCGTGTCCCATTGTAAAGATGAATTGCGGATGACGGTTCGGCGGGGCAATCGAGCGGTCAACCAAAACGACCTTGTCCTCCATTATCACTTTACCCAACACCTTCACATTGTCGACAAAACCCAGGTCCATGTCGGTGATCAGGTCATATTCATACTTTGGATAAAGCACCGTCTCGTAGATTTCACGGAGGTTTAGTATCGCCTGTTCGGGCTTCGTCCATCCCATTGCATCAATGTGCTCCTTCACCAATGCCTTCGTAAACACTTTGATATCCTCCCTCGAAACACATCGGCTGGGCATTGATGCTTGCTTGGCCATTATCCCTCAGACTTCTTCTGTACTCGGTGGAGACCGACCGCCTCTCGGTATTTCTCCTCAAGGCTCTTGTCGAACCGCCGAACCTTCGTTGCCCGAGCCAACACCATTAGCTTCTCAATATCCAGTTTAAGGACATCGGCGATCAGGCAGAGGAGATCCGGGCTGGGAATCTCGTCGTACTGTTCGATTCTCGTGATGTACGCCGGTGAAAGTTTTTTCCCAAGTGCAGGCTCCAGTTTTCCTGTGAACTGTTTGACCGTCCAGCCTCTATTGACCCTTTCGGCCTTGACGATCTTTCCAAATGTCTCCTGTCTCATCGGCTCCTCCGTTTCGAATCACCAAGCTCCTATATCATCCGGAATGAAATTAAGTAAAATAACTAAATCAAGTCAATAGTTTTCTTGTTTATTTTTATGTTTCCGTAAACCAATACTAATTAGCCGCTTACGGCTTGAACTCCTGTGACTTTGTGAAAAAGTTGGTGGTGGTTTATGATTTTGGGACAACTCAGACGGTCCAATTGGCAGCCCACGAGGATAAGAGAGTTATCGCCGATCTCCAATAGGAGAGCTACACGTCAAACACTTTCAGCACTTCGTCGCCGTAATGGTTGATGACTTTCACGGCGATTTTGCCGGTCTGCGGCGGATCGAAGGGGCGGCTTTGCGTGCTGTACAGCGACTGCCAGGCGTCTTCGTCAATCTCAGCTTTCAAGGCACGTTTCAGTTTCTGGTATGGTTCGTCACCACCGGTGAAATAGGCATGGCGGACAAAGAAGCTCTCGCCGTTGTAGTCGGTGTCGATAAACCAGCAGGCGATATCGTCGGTGGTCGAGTTGCGAATCTGTCCGGTGGTCGGGTCGTAAACATCCACACCCTTGATCTCGATCTGGACTTTGCCGTCCGCACCCGGCTTGATCTTGCCACTCTTGGGGTCCACCGGCTGAACGTCCGGTTCACCGAATACCATGAACAGATTGCCCGCTCCCGTCTTCTTGAGCAGTTCGTCTCCCATTGCCAGATCGGGGTTCATGCGCGCAGGCAGGACTGTGAGTTTTCCGTACCGTTTGGTCTCCTCGGCCACGTGTGGATCAAAAGCAAAGCCGCACACGATCAGAATATCGTATCCCACACCCTGCACAGCTTCTTTCGCAGCTTCCTTGACCTGCATCGGTCCCACCGTGCCATGCTCCGGGCCGATTGAAACCGCAACCCGCATAACCTTGCCGTCCGAGTCCGTGTACTCGCCCGTTGAGTGAATCCAGGTCCCGGCATAGGTATCGAGATAGTCAAACTTCATCCGTTCATTCTTGATCGTATTCTGGACTCCGGCCTTCTTCAGATTCTCGATGATGATACTGGCGAAGTCCTGATGCTTGCGCGCCTCCTGCTCCGTCACCGTGCCGTCCATGTCGTCATCGGCGGTTGACAACACGCGATGCGGCGACAGGCTCTCGACCGTGAACTGACCGGCCACCCGCACTCTCTTGTTGTCCTCGTATGGCTGGTCGTAAAGCGTTTCGCTGTCGGCGTGGCGCGCGATAGCTTTGTCGATCTCTTCGCGCGTCATTCCCTCTTTGATATCCGTGTTGTTGGCGATTGACTTCAGAGTCACGTGCGGCACTCGCTTGTACACAAACCCTCTCTTGATGTCACTCTCGGTTTTGTACTCAGGCGGCATCTGGCCGGTCAACTCCGCTTCTTTCTTGATCCCTTCGGGCGTGTCGGCCAAAAGATAATAGGGATACTTGGCCGCCATCAAACGTGTGCGCGCCAATGCCAAAGCGACTCGGCTGGTGTCGCAGGTGATCCAGCGCCTTCCCCACTGTTCGGCGACAAAGGCGGTGGTGCCACTGCCGCAGGTCGGATCAAGCACGAGGTCGCCAGGGTCACTGGTCATAAGAAGGCAGCGCGCGACGATGCCAGGGTTAGTCTCAACCACATAGCGTTTATCCGCAGCATCAAAGCCCCACCGAACGTCAATCCAGTTGTTATTGCGAGGAACGACGGGGAAGTCATCAAAATAACGGATGTACGATATGGACTTGTCTCGCTTCATAAGCCTGGCTGCTGCACCGAGGCGAAACATACCTTCCTGGGTCGTCTTCCAGTGCTGACCAGATGGTATATGGAATGTTACCCCGTCGTAATCAAAATCGAACCCACCGGATGGCGTAGCACCTTGACTGGTTGTTGCACTTGGTCGAAAACGTCTCCAGTTTGGCGGAATGAGTCTTGGGTCTTCAATCTCCTGCCTGGTTAGGGTTCGATGCGATAGACCATCAGGGCTCTCAAGAGTCCGGTA
This region of Candidatus Zixiibacteriota bacterium genomic DNA includes:
- a CDS encoding ImmA/IrrE family metallo-endopeptidase; this translates as MAKQASMPSRCVSREDIKVFTKALVKEHIDAMGWTKPEQAILNLREIYETVLYPKYEYDLITDMDLGFVDNVKVLGKVIMEDKVVLVDRSIAPPNRHPQFIFTMGHEFGHSVLHPGERETFRCTQPMIMQGQNNFLEFQANAFSENLLMPDYLVQYRFLYCYRPTRPFVYIGSRDYWFEAEGVSRRYSITSYTDFCTRLGSALCKYFCNTSKTSMGLKMHRLGLVKNRTAEEWGQQGMRFGNVMSKAFAGVR
- a CDS encoding helix-turn-helix domain-containing protein, encoding MRQETFGKIVKAERVNRGWTVKQFTGKLEPALGKKLSPAYITRIEQYDEIPSPDLLCLIADVLKLDIEKLMVLARATKVRRFDKSLEEKYREAVGLHRVQKKSEG
- a CDS encoding site-specific DNA-methyltransferase codes for the protein MAKKKTTKKKIESIRHKDKRTNIPTEELRDFVAEDEKAPETVLYPRDSSLDPQLVWKGKDEQDREDLAVPAVPVYIQEKIHPQAIMEDIKSRSGTNDDDQLGFWGDFNGIDAFDRKVDFYNHGFNWSNRMILGDSLLVMTSLAEKEGLKGKVQTIYIDPPYGIKFGSNWQVSTRKRDVKDGKAADTTRQPEQVHAYRDTWKLGIHSYLAYLRDRLVVSRELLTETGSIFVQIGDENVHLVRSVMDEVFGAENFVALIFVAKTSGFGDTTSLASVGDYLIWYAKSREVHKYRQLFIEKTSGSHFAREYRTLESPDGLSHRTLTRQEIEDPRLIPPNWRRFRPSATTSQGATPSGGFDFDYDGVTFHIPSGQHWKTTQEGMFRLGAAARLMKRDKSISYIRYFDDFPVVPRNNNWIDVRWGFDAADKRYVVETNPGIVARCLLMTSDPGDLVLDPTCGSGTTAFVAEQWGRRWITCDTSRVALALARTRLMAAKYPYYLLADTPEGIKKEAELTGQMPPEYKTESDIKRGFVYKRVPHVTLKSIANNTDIKEGMTREEIDKAIARHADSETLYDQPYEDNKRVRVAGQFTVESLSPHRVLSTADDDMDGTVTEQEARKHQDFASIIIENLKKAGVQNTIKNERMKFDYLDTYAGTWIHSTGEYTDSDGKVMRVAVSIGPEHGTVGPMQVKEAAKEAVQGVGYDILIVCGFAFDPHVAEETKRYGKLTVLPARMNPDLAMGDELLKKTGAGNLFMVFGEPDVQPVDPKSGKIKPGADGKVQIEIKGVDVYDPTTGQIRNSTTDDIACWFIDTDYNGESFFVRHAYFTGGDEPYQKLKRALKAEIDEDAWQSLYSTQSRPFDPPQTGKIAVKVINHYGDEVLKVFDV